From the genome of Campylobacter vulpis, one region includes:
- a CDS encoding single-stranded DNA-binding protein, producing MNNINLIGYLGKDFEVGNTSGGKLYAKNSLAITKRWKNEKGNDESSTTWIPIVLFGKSAESASMYIKKGSQFACSGELSSSQYTDEQGNVKTTLSVIVSKFYWLGKKDRETPQEIQNPPKEPSVEYEHQAVNVESEEIPF from the coding sequence ATGAATAATATCAATTTAATCGGCTATTTGGGCAAAGATTTTGAAGTAGGTAATACAAGTGGAGGAAAACTTTATGCAAAAAATTCTCTTGCTATCACTAAGCGTTGGAAAAATGAAAAAGGCAATGATGAAAGTAGCACGACTTGGATACCTATTGTCTTATTTGGCAAGAGTGCAGAAAGTGCTTCTATGTATATCAAAAAAGGCTCTCAATTTGCGTGTAGTGGAGAATTATCATCTAGTCAATACACCGATGAACAAGGAAATGTTAAAACAACACTAAGCGTTATCGTGTCTAAATTCTATTGGTTAGGCAAAAAAGATAGAGAAACTCCACAAGAAATACAAAATCCACCAAAAGAACCAAGCGTTGAATATGAACACCAAGCCGTTAATGTGGAATCTGAAGAAATTCCATTTTAA
- a CDS encoding type IV secretion system protein encodes MKKTLNTSKTTGIKKSLIALTSLLILPNLAFSAGIPVVDTTANQQMATQNAKQVAEWAKEATRWTETVSHYQKQIQAYKDELLSKTGIRDSVAFVKDIKQIYSDFAEAGENIQSFYNDVLRDPQEFLSDKGNEIFGKYTSFDRCNFDYMSQSEKNICKMDLITYAAQVETYNQASKQMDTISQTLKKLQERLVNSKDIKESTDVGNAIQLEVAKIQMVKNQVDLANASYENQRNIKKDLAMQEYSKSLQKPRESAMEFFKNQNANDK; translated from the coding sequence ATGAAAAAAACATTAAATACAAGCAAAACAACAGGGATTAAAAAATCCCTCATCGCTCTTACTTCCTTATTAATTTTGCCTAACTTAGCATTTAGTGCAGGTATTCCTGTGGTAGATACGACCGCAAATCAACAAATGGCTACACAAAATGCTAAACAAGTTGCAGAGTGGGCTAAAGAAGCCACAAGATGGACTGAAACCGTATCGCACTATCAAAAACAAATCCAAGCCTATAAAGACGAACTTTTATCAAAAACAGGCATTAGAGATTCTGTGGCTTTTGTGAAAGATATAAAACAAATCTATTCAGATTTTGCGGAAGCTGGAGAAAACATTCAATCCTTTTACAATGATGTTCTAAGAGACCCACAAGAATTTTTAAGCGATAAAGGCAATGAAATTTTTGGCAAATATACAAGTTTTGATAGATGTAATTTTGACTATATGAGTCAAAGTGAAAAAAATATCTGCAAAATGGATTTAATCACCTATGCTGCTCAAGTAGAAACCTACAATCAAGCCTCAAAGCAAATGGATACCATTAGTCAAACGCTTAAAAAATTGCAAGAGCGATTAGTCAATTCAAAGGACATTAAAGAAAGCACTGATGTGGGCAATGCTATTCAACTAGAGGTTGCAAAAATACAAATGGTAAAAAATCAAGTTGATTTAGCTAATGCAAGCTATGAAAATCAAAGAAATATCAAAAAAGATTTAGCAATGCAGGAATACTCAAAATCACTTCAGAAGCCGAGAGAAAGTGCTATGGAGTTTTTCAAAAATCAAAATGCAAATGATAAATAA
- a CDS encoding type IV secretion system protein, whose translation MKDLFQTLGLSIEQIINAIRQTGTSDKIAELMVLFSIIITLVIMYKGYEVLMGKSQSPIRELTWDIAGKLLVITFALNLGGWLDLVIGAMDGIYEWAGGGAQMYQNLDEMFANTAQLTNIIWAKSSGIGGAILAIVAMLLCYIGFCIAVIPTLSILIVTTFTQTLLVISAPIVFWLLIFKATRNVFTQWIGLLLSNTLVLLLVGLFLKTFMNQMSSWINYFSQATYAGDDVLGTSIFYVIASLILVIMIYSAKIFAEKVANVSMDGAMGGAMSSVLSPAGQLAMKPAGKAAGMAMNYGKAGGKLATKGAWAVGKGLGKGGYSLAKKMYERARNEA comes from the coding sequence ATGAAAGATCTTTTTCAAACTCTGGGTCTAAGTATAGAACAAATTATTAATGCCATTAGACAAACAGGAACAAGCGATAAGATTGCTGAACTTATGGTGTTGTTTTCTATCATTATCACCCTAGTCATTATGTATAAAGGCTATGAGGTGTTAATGGGGAAAAGTCAAAGTCCTATTAGAGAGCTTACTTGGGATATAGCAGGAAAGCTTTTAGTTATTACCTTTGCTTTAAATCTTGGAGGTTGGTTAGATTTAGTTATTGGTGCAATGGATGGAATTTATGAGTGGGCTGGTGGGGGAGCACAAATGTATCAAAATCTAGATGAAATGTTTGCAAACACAGCACAACTTACAAACATAATTTGGGCTAAATCAAGTGGTATTGGAGGTGCTATTTTAGCTATTGTAGCAATGCTACTTTGTTATATAGGATTTTGTATTGCTGTTATTCCAACACTCTCTATCTTAATTGTTACAACTTTTACACAAACCCTGCTTGTAATTTCTGCTCCTATAGTATTTTGGCTTTTAATCTTTAAAGCTACTAGAAATGTCTTTACACAATGGATAGGGCTTTTATTATCAAATACTCTTGTGCTTTTACTTGTTGGCTTGTTTTTAAAAACCTTTATGAATCAAATGTCATCTTGGATTAACTATTTTTCACAGGCAACCTACGCAGGAGACGATGTATTAGGAACAAGCATTTTCTATGTCATTGCCTCTTTGATACTAGTTATTATGATTTATTCTGCAAAAATCTTTGCTGAAAAGGTCGCAAATGTATCAATGGATGGTGCTATGGGTGGTGCGATGAGTTCTGTTTTAAGTCCTGCTGGTCAATTAGCTATGAAACCTGCAGGTAAGGCTGCTGGAATGGCTATGAATTATGGTAAAGCTGGTGGAAAATTAGCAACTAAAGGTGCTTGGGCTGTGGGTAAGGGTTTAGGTAAGGGTGGTTATAGTTTAGCTAAAAAAATGTATGAAAGGGCTAGAAATGAAGCGTAA
- a CDS encoding virB8 family protein, protein MKNDFNTALDYEASFRYLIEQSNKRAWLISFVAIFIASLSLIAVVLLTPLKTIEPYVIRVDNTTGMVDILTLLDEKEITQNEALDKYFISQYIKAREGYYYELLNQDYLLTQLMSSENVANEYRALYEGDNARDQILKNSNEVSVQILSVVLGESNGVKTSTIRANITTKNLSSRGTSQATKVITLSYDYTLGKASEENRLLNPLGFKVLTYRIDNEVEK, encoded by the coding sequence ATGAAAAATGATTTTAATACAGCATTAGATTACGAAGCAAGTTTTAGATATTTGATAGAGCAAAGCAACAAAAGAGCGTGGCTTATCTCTTTTGTTGCAATCTTTATAGCCTCTCTTTCTCTTATTGCTGTTGTGTTATTAACACCTTTAAAAACCATAGAGCCTTATGTAATAAGGGTAGATAACACCACAGGTATGGTGGATATTTTAACTCTGCTTGATGAAAAAGAAATCACGCAAAATGAAGCATTGGATAAATACTTTATCTCCCAATACATTAAAGCTAGAGAGGGTTATTATTACGAGCTTTTAAACCAAGATTATTTGCTCACCCAATTAATGAGTTCAGAAAATGTTGCAAATGAGTATAGGGCTTTGTATGAGGGAGATAATGCAAGAGACCAAATTTTAAAAAACTCTAATGAAGTAAGCGTGCAAATTTTAAGTGTTGTTTTAGGAGAAAGCAACGGAGTTAAAACTTCAACAATAAGAGCAAACATTACTACAAAAAATCTATCCAGTAGAGGCACATCACAAGCTACAAAAGTCATCACCTTAAGTTATGACTACACGCTAGGAAAAGCTAGTGAAGAAAATAGATTATTAAATCCACTAGGATTTAAAGTTTTAACATACAGAATTGATAATGAGGTAGAAAAATGA
- the virB9 gene encoding P-type conjugative transfer protein VirB9 yields the protein MKKIILASLLLGNFVWALNVPKTSTFDKRIAYAVYNADDVFQINSKNGYVSVLEFGVDERIINTATGFAEGWDLTQKDNLLFIKPKAYKTQLVHQDENSTAEQQSSQEFVVDPNPYDWKTNLIVITNLNTYVFDLKLVANNKNTTYKLSFSYPQKDLQATKELLEAVEQENIRTDLDKNTIPRNWDFYMKVNKGSEDISPNFAYDDGVFTYLGFDNTKTFPAVFMYENGKESILNTHIKKDGNYEVLVIQKTTKQILLRSGDKVVGIFNRGYAKNPLRKTRETSNENIQREINKK from the coding sequence ATGAAAAAGATAATTTTAGCAAGTTTATTATTAGGTAATTTCGTTTGGGCTTTGAATGTCCCAAAAACTTCTACATTTGATAAAAGAATCGCTTATGCGGTTTATAATGCCGATGATGTTTTTCAAATTAATTCTAAAAATGGCTATGTAAGTGTTTTAGAATTTGGTGTTGATGAAAGAATTATCAATACTGCCACAGGATTTGCTGAAGGTTGGGACTTAACTCAAAAAGACAATTTATTATTTATCAAACCTAAAGCTTACAAAACGCAATTAGTTCATCAAGATGAAAATAGCACAGCAGAACAACAAAGCTCACAAGAATTTGTTGTAGATCCTAATCCTTATGATTGGAAAACAAACTTAATTGTCATCACAAATTTAAATACCTATGTATTTGATTTAAAATTAGTCGCTAATAATAAAAATACAACTTATAAACTTAGCTTCTCCTATCCTCAAAAAGATTTACAAGCAACAAAAGAATTATTAGAAGCTGTGGAGCAAGAAAATATACGCACGGATTTAGATAAAAATACCATTCCTAGAAATTGGGATTTTTATATGAAAGTCAATAAAGGCAGTGAGGATATAAGTCCAAATTTTGCGTATGATGATGGTGTTTTTACCTATTTAGGTTTTGATAATACTAAAACCTTTCCTGCTGTTTTTATGTATGAAAATGGCAAAGAAAGCATTTTAAACACTCATATTAAAAAAGACGGCAACTATGAAGTTTTAGTGATACAAAAAACCACAAAACAAATTTTATTAAGAAGTGGGGATAAGGTCGTAGGAATTTTTAATCGTGGATACGCAAAAAATCCTTTGAGAAAAACAAGAGAAACTTCTAATGAAAATATTCAAAGAGAAATTAATAAAAAATAA
- the virB10 gene encoding type IV secretion system protein VirB10 has protein sequence MQNKEQDSLENDFDSHTSELSEQKNHLKKIQAYTIFAIGGLLLIILIVYFLKSFSSNNQSVEETPKEENKDLAQSVKAKEFVPPPPQKTFDELIANTPQQEQPLMLEPKPPKPRIVKGAGVTVIASTNSGGFDGGNAGNSGEFGEKPNTVFEFGQNGTLQNSNNLQGGGEFTGEVFTPTIAKVSEFDQNLLLSKGTYIGCALKTRLVSSIKGGIACIVSNDVYSANGNTLLIEKGSTITGTFNAGQMDDGMDRLFVIWQEIRTPNNIIIPVYSGATDELGASGMQGWVDHHYLKRFGSAILLSMIDDGMAILADQLSKNNKNGNNYYNYSENTRENVGEIANTALEKMIDIKPTLYKNHGDLVGVYVNRDIDFSKVYKLTRKKNVNHPR, from the coding sequence ATGCAAAATAAAGAGCAAGATAGCTTAGAAAATGACTTTGATAGCCACACAAGCGAATTGAGTGAGCAAAAAAATCATCTCAAAAAGATACAAGCTTATACAATCTTTGCTATTGGCGGTTTATTGCTCATCATTTTAATTGTTTATTTCTTAAAATCATTTTCATCAAATAATCAAAGTGTTGAAGAAACACCAAAGGAAGAAAATAAAGATTTAGCTCAAAGCGTTAAGGCTAAAGAATTTGTTCCACCTCCTCCACAAAAGACATTTGACGAGCTTATCGCTAACACACCACAACAAGAACAGCCTTTAATGCTTGAGCCAAAACCTCCAAAGCCTAGAATTGTAAAAGGTGCAGGAGTTACGGTCATTGCTTCAACTAATAGCGGAGGATTTGATGGAGGCAATGCTGGAAATAGCGGAGAGTTTGGAGAAAAACCAAATACCGTGTTTGAGTTTGGACAAAATGGCACTTTGCAAAATTCTAATAATTTGCAAGGTGGAGGAGAATTTACAGGTGAAGTTTTCACTCCTACAATTGCTAAAGTGAGTGAGTTTGACCAAAATCTTCTTTTGTCTAAAGGAACTTATATTGGCTGTGCTTTAAAAACAAGGCTTGTTAGCTCTATTAAAGGAGGAATTGCTTGTATAGTATCTAATGATGTTTATTCTGCAAATGGCAACACACTTTTAATTGAAAAAGGTAGCACTATTACAGGAACATTTAATGCGGGTCAAATGGATGATGGTATGGATAGACTTTTTGTTATTTGGCAAGAAATTAGAACACCTAATAATATTATTATTCCTGTATATTCTGGAGCTACTGATGAGCTAGGTGCTAGTGGAATGCAAGGCTGGGTGGATCATCACTATTTAAAACGATTTGGTTCTGCTATTTTACTTTCAATGATTGATGATGGTATGGCAATACTAGCTGACCAGTTAAGCAAAAACAATAAAAATGGCAATAACTACTACAATTATAGTGAGAATACAAGAGAAAATGTCGGTGAAATCGCTAACACTGCTTTAGAAAAAATGATTGATATTAAGCCAACTCTTTATAAAAATCACGGCGATTTAGTTGGCGTTTATGTCAATAGAGATATTGATTTTTCAAAGGTTTATAAACTTACAAGGAAAAAGAATGTCAATCACCCTAGATAA
- the virB11 gene encoding P-type DNA transfer ATPase VirB11: MSITLDKYTNQYFGEFLKDDFINEICYNGDDKVWLQNSKGLWEAIPSKLDFEKAGHFATAAAAFKKDKIDVSRPILSCILVGGERMQIVIPPATKSEHISITIRKPSKTRFKMQNHIESGLFEDLNPNDTNPIKPSDAELIKLYKEKDYQSFISKAVSYGKNIIIAGETGSGKTTFMKTLIDFISLDDRIITIEDVEEIKFYEHKNFVQLFYPSEAKSTDFLNSATLLKSCLRMKPDRILLAELRGAETYDFINVLASGHGGSITSCHAGSPEETFTRLALMTLQNPQGQCVPFEIIQKTLKDLIDIVVHIHAHHGKRRISGIYFKEIEKEESNE, translated from the coding sequence ATGTCAATCACCCTAGATAAATACACAAATCAATATTTTGGAGAATTTTTAAAAGATGACTTTATTAATGAAATTTGTTACAACGGCGATGATAAAGTATGGTTGCAAAACTCTAAAGGATTATGGGAAGCTATACCTAGTAAGCTTGACTTTGAAAAAGCTGGACATTTTGCAACTGCGGCTGCTGCTTTTAAAAAAGACAAAATAGATGTTTCTCGTCCTATTCTTAGTTGTATTTTAGTAGGTGGAGAGCGTATGCAAATCGTTATCCCACCTGCTACTAAAAGTGAACATATTTCAATCACCATTAGAAAACCTAGCAAAACTCGCTTTAAAATGCAAAATCATATTGAAAGCGGACTTTTTGAGGATTTAAATCCTAATGATACAAACCCTATCAAACCTAGCGATGCAGAACTCATTAAGCTTTATAAAGAAAAAGATTATCAAAGCTTCATCTCTAAGGCTGTAAGCTATGGTAAAAACATCATCATTGCTGGAGAAACAGGGAGTGGAAAAACTACCTTTATGAAAACACTAATTGATTTTATCAGTCTTGATGATAGGATTATTACGATTGAAGATGTGGAAGAAATCAAATTTTACGAACATAAAAACTTCGTGCAATTATTTTATCCAAGTGAAGCAAAAAGCACGGATTTTTTAAATTCTGCAACGCTTTTAAAGTCCTGCTTAAGAATGAAACCTGATAGGATTTTATTAGCAGAGCTTAGAGGTGCTGAAACTTATGATTTTATCAATGTTTTAGCAAGTGGTCACGGAGGGAGTATCACAAGTTGCCACGCAGGAAGCCCTGAAGAAACATTTACACGACTTGCCTTAATGACTTTACAAAACCCACAAGGTCAATGTGTGCCTTTTGAAATTATCCAAAAAACACTGAAAGATTTGATTGATATTGTCGTTCATATCCACGCCCATCACGGAAAAAGGCGTATTAGTGGAATTTATTTTAAAGAGATAGAAAAAGAGGAAAGTAATGAATAA